GAGGGGCTCCTTGACGCAGAGGTCCACACCGCCGATCGCGTCCACGACGCCCACGAAACCGCCGAAGCCGATCTCCGCGTAGTGGTCGACGCGGATGCCGGTGGCCTTCTCGACCGTCCGCACCAGCAGCTTGGGGCCGCCGTACGCGAAGGCGGCGTTGAGCTTGTTGGAGCCACGCCCCGGGATCGGCACGTACGAGTCGCGCGGGAGGCTGAGCAGCGTGGTGCCGCCGTCGCCGTAGTGCACCAGCATCATCGAGTCGGTGCGGCGTCCGGAGCCCCCTCCGGTGGCGTACTCCTTGCGCTGCTTCTTCGACAGGCCCTCACGGCTGTCGGAGCCGACGACGAGCCAGTTGGTGCCGGGAGTGTCGGCGGGACGGCCCTCATAGTCGCCGAGGACGTCCTCGCGCTGGAGCCGCGAGTCGAGGAAGAAGTAGCCGCCGACCACGAAGAGCAGCATCAGGGCCACGAGGATGCCCGTCACCCTGGGCCAGCGCCGGCGGCGCGGGCCGGCGGCGCGACGGGAGGTGCGCCCACCCGGGGGCACGGCGCCTCGGGACGGCGGGCGGCCGGGAGGCCCTTGGCGGTGGCCCTGACCGTCGTCGTACGGGTCTTGGCCGTGACCGTCGTCAGGCCCCTCGGCGGACCCGCGCGCCACCGACTCGTCATAGCCGAAGGCGCCGTGATCGTAGCCCCGCCCGTGACGGCCGCCGAGGGTGTCATGATCACCGGCCTGGGGCGGGATCCGCTCGGTCGGTGCCTCCACTCCGCGGTTCCGCCGCTCCTCTGTCATGACGCCCAACATATTCAAACCGGGACGTTCCCGTGTCCATCTCTCGCATGATGACGAGCCCTCTCCTGTCGGTCTGAAGTGTGATACCTGCCATGGAATCCGCCGAGCCCGGAGGCAGACTTGAGCCTCGTGACTCGGGCGAAGCGAGGGGGCTGGATGGCGGCACGCCGGCGTTTCCCGCCGTGGAGGAAGGGCGGGAGGGGCCGGCGCGACGACTCCGCGCCGGCCCCGGCCGACCGACCGCAGGTCGTCGCGCCCGGCTGGATGGAACGGGCCGGCGAGATGGCCGAGACGGGGCTGGGCACGATGGCCCGGCGGCTGCCCGCGCTGGTCGCGCAGTCGGTGCGGCTCGCGTGGCGGGCGAGCCCGTCGGACACGATCGTGACGATCTCCCTGAACCTGGCGGCCGGGTTCTTCACCGCGTTCGGGCTGCTGGCGACCACCGGGGTCCTCACCGCGTTGTTCTCGTCCGGGCCGACCCCCGACCGGGTGCGCGACGCGCTGCCGTCGCTGGTGGTGGTGGCCGTGGCGGCGGGGCTGCGGGCGGCGTTGCAGGCGGGCGCGGGCTGGGCGCAGTCGCGGCTGAAGCCCCAGGTCGAGCGGATCGTGGAGATGCGCCTGTACGACCTGACCACGGCGGTCGACCTGGCCGCCCTGGACGACTCGGACTTCCTCGACGAGCTCAACCGGGCCAAGGGCCCCGGCCTGTACGCCGCGCCGGCCGTCGTCTCCGGGGCCGTCGACATCCTCACCGGCTCCGTCGGCGTGCTGGCAGCGGCGGGCACCCTGGGGGTGCTGCACCCGCTGCTGCTGCCGCTGCTCCTGCTGACGGCCGTTCCCGAGGGCTGGGCGTCGGTGCGGGCCGCGCGGACCCGGTATCTGACGATGCTGTCGCTGGTGGGGGTGCGCCGCCGCAAGTGGATCCTGTCGGACCTGATGGCCGAACGGGAGCACGCCGCCGAGATCCGCTCGTTCACCATGCGGGACTTCCTGCTGGAGGAGTACGACACGCTCGCCGCCCAGGAGCGGGACGCCGAGCTGGCGGTGGCGCGGCGGCAGACGGTCGCGGTGGTGATCGGCGACGTGATGAAGGGCGTGTCGCTGGCGGCCGTGTACTCGACGCTCGGGCTGATGCTGTGGAACGGCGCGGTGCCGCTGGCCGTCGCGGGCACCGCCGTCCTGGCCATCCGCACCGGGCAGGGCGCGCTCGCCAACCTGGTGTTCGCCGTCAACCGGTGCTACGAGGAGGGCCTGTACTTCGGCGACTACATCCGCTTCTGCGAGGACGCCGAGCGCCGGGTGCCCGCGCCGCCCGAGGCGGACCCGGCGCCCGTCCCCGACGATTTCGAGCGGATCGTGGTGGACGACCTCACGTTCACCTATCCGGGGGCCGACAGGCCGTCGCTGCGGAGCGTGTCGATCGAGGTGCGCCGGGGCGAGGTCGTCGCCCTCGTCGGCGAGAACGGCTCGGGCAAGAGCACGCTCGCCAAGATGATGGCGGGCCTCTACCGGCCCGAGGGCGGCGACGTGCGGTGGGACGAGGTGTCGCTGGCCGCCATGGACCCGGGGCGGCTGCGCGAGCGGATCTCCGTGATCGCGCAGGACTACACGCACTGGCCGATGACCGCCCGGCAGAACATCACCATGGCGCGGAACGCCGACGAGGAGATGGTCCTGACGGCCTCGCGGGCGTCGGGCGCCGACGAGGTCGTCGCCGAGCTCGGCCACGGCTACGACACGCTGCTCGACCGTCGGTTCGAGGGCGGCGCCGAGCTGTCGGGCGGCCAGTGGCAGCGGCTGGCGGTGGCCCGCGGCTTCTACCGGGACGCGCCGCTGCTGATCTGCGACGAGCCGACCGCCGCGCTGGACGCCCGCGCCGAGCACATGCTGTTCGAACGGATCCGCGAGCACGCGGACGGCCGGACGGTCCTGCTGATCACGCACCGGCTCGCCAGCGTGCGGTACGCCGATCGGATCTACGTGCTGGAGCAGGGCAAGGTGATCGAGGAGGGCGACCACGACGCGCTGATGGCGACGGGCGGCCTCTACGCGGAGCTGTACGCGCTCCAGGCGTCCGCGTACCGCGTCTCCCCCGGAGGGGCCTAGCCGAAGGGCTACAGGTACGAGCCGGGGAAGGGCGCCTCGCCGGGCCGGCGCGGCGGCAGGTCCTCGGGGCGCAGCAGCCGCACCTCCTCGGCGTCGATGTCGCCGTCCCCGCTGGTGATCCGCTGCGCCTGCCGGGAGATCGCCGCGTCCAGCAGGTTGCGGATCAGGCGCGCGTTGCCGAACGAGGCGCTGCGCGGCTCGGCGGCCAGCCGGGACCGCACCTCCTCCACGACCCCGTCGGTCAGTCCGAACCCGTTCTCCGCGGTCATGAACTCCAGGATCGACACCAGCTCGTCGGAGGTGTAGTCGGGGAAGCTCAGCACCTTGGGGAAGCGGGAGTCCAGCCCGGGGTTGGACTTGAGGAACCGCTCCATCTCGGCCTCGTACCCCGCCACGATCACCACCAGGTCGCTGCGGTGCTCCTCCATCAGCTTGAGCAGCTCGGCGACCGCCTCGTGCCCGAAGTCGCCCTTGTCGTGCCCGGCCATGGTCAGCGAGTACGCCTCGTCGATGAACAGCACGCCGCCCAGCGCGCGTTCGACCGCCGCCCGCACCCGGGGCGCGGTCTGCCCGATGAACTCGGCCACCAGGTCCGCCCGCGAGACCTCCACCAGGTGCCCGGACGACAGCAGGCCCAGCCGGGCGTACACGGCGGCGATCAGCCGGGCGATGGTGGTCTTGGCGGTGCCGGGGTTGCCGGCGAACACCATGTGCCGGGTCGGGGAGCCGATCGGGATCCCGGCGTCGCGGCGGATCCGCTCGGCCTTGGCCTCGGCGACCAGCAGGCCGACCTCGTGCTTGATGGTGTCCAGCCCGATCAGCCGCTCGATCTCGGTGAGCGGGTCGCCCTCGGGCAGCTCGCCCGCCCAGGCCGAGCCCAGGGTCCCCGGCAGGTCGTCGAGCAGGATCTCCGACAGCGACTCGTCCTCGTCCACCACGTCGTCGGCCAGCACCCGGCGGCCCTGCAGCGCCACCGCCCGGTCCAGCAGTTTGACCATCAGGCGGGCGTTGGCGAAGCCGCGTTCGCGGGGGGCGGCCTGCACCAGCCCGCGCACGCGCTCCAGGACGCCCTCGCCGAGCCGGAAGCCCTCGTCCTCGGCCTTGGCGGTGAACACGCTCACCAGCTCGTCGTCGGTCAGGTCGGGGAATCGCACCGTCTTGGGGAAGTAGGCGGCCAGCTCCTGGTTGGCGCGCAGCAGCCCGTTCAGGTCGGCCTCGGGCCCGGCCAGCACCACCACCAGCTCGTCGGGGTGCGCCTGGATCGCGGCGACCAGGGCCCCCACGGCCTCGCGCAGCCGGGCCGCGTCGGCCGCGCCCGGGGTGGAGGCGAGGTTGTGGGCGTCGTCGACGAACAGCACCCCGCCGAGGGCGTGCTCGACGGCCCGCCGGACCTTGGTGCCGCTCTCGCCGGTGAACTCCCCCAGCAGATCGGCACGGTCCACCTCGACCAGGTGCCCGGCGGGCAGCACGCCGAGGTCGGCGTAGATCCGGCCCAGGATCCGGGCGATCTTCGTCTTGCCGGTGCCGGGGTTGCCGGTGAAGACCAGGTGGCGGGGCCGGGCGGCCACCGCCATGCCCGCCTCGCGGCGCAGCCGGGCCGCCTTGGCCTCGGCCGCCAGCGCGCTGACCTCCCGCTTGACCGGCTCGATCCCGGCGCAGGCGGCCAGCTCGGCCAGCGGGTCCGCGTGCGCGGCGCGGCCGGGGATCAGCCGCTGCGGCAGGTCGGCGGCGGTGATCTCGGCGGGCTCCCCGCGGCCCGCGGCGCTCTCGGCGCACTGCGCGGCCAGGTGCTCCACCAGCCGGGCGCCGCGCAGGTTGAGCAGCGGCGGCGTGCGGGTCAGGAGTATCCCGGCGGTGCGCGCCACCTCGCGGTCGACGGCCGCGCCGCGGGCGACCACCGTCCGGCGGAACAGCTCGGCGTACTCGTCCTCGCCGAACTCGCGGGTGCGGGTCACCTCGAACGAGCGCAGCAGCGCCGGATTGCCGTCGAACAGCCGTTCCTCGCCGCCCGGCCGGCACAGCGCCACCACGTCGAGCCGGGGGCTGCGGGCCATCATCCGGCGCAGCTCCTCGGCCACCGCCGGGCCGCAGCGCTCATAGGTGAACAGCTTGTCGAGGTCGTCCACCACGAGCATGGTGCGGCCCTCGATGCACTCGCGGACCCGGGCCTGCAGCCACAGCACCGCGTCGCTGACCGGCAGCGACGGGAACACCTGGTCCGACACCCACAGGGTCTGCCGGACGACGCCGCGTTCGGTCAGCACCCGTTCCAGCTCCGCCACGGCGGTGCCCTTGCCGGTGCCCTCGGGGCCGGCGATCAGCAGCCGGACCGGCTCTCCGGCGAGGCGGCCGGCGAGGGCGCGCCGCACCGCGTCGGCCAACTCCGGCTGGCCCACGATCACCTCGCCCTCGTCACCGGCCGGAACGAGAACGCCGTCGGGCGACTCGTCGGCGGCGGACCCGGCGGCGCCCGACCTGGCGAAGCGCTCGGTCAACGGGTTGGGCACGACCCGGCGGCGCTCGTACAGCCGGCGCAGGTCGACCTGGAACGCCCGGACCGGCACCCGCGAGCGCGGGGTCGTGGCGGCGTCGGGCAGGCCCTGCACCGCGCCGGTGAACCGGACGGCCATGTCCAGCCAGGCCCGGCACGCGTCGGCCTCGCCGGCGACCAGCCCGCGGGCCAGCCAGGTGCGGACCTCGTTCTGCCAGGCGTCGACAGCGAAGTCGGGTCGCAGGGCCCGGACGCGCTCCTGCACGGTCTCGTAGCGGCCGGTGCCGAGCGCGACGGCCAGCTCGGCGGGGGCGGCGGCCTTCGCGTCGGCCTGCAGCAGCAGCCGGGCCAGCGCGGTGTCGAGCGGATCGCCGTCCGGCACGGCGTCGAGCAGCCGCTCGTGCGCGGCGCCCAGCCCCGAGGCCGTCCACTCCAGATAGCCGACCGGGCCCGCCAGCTCGGGCAGCAGGGCCAGCTCCTCGTCCGTGACGGCCTCGGCCCACAGCCCGCCGAGGTCGCCCTGGGGGGCGGTGAGGTCCCGCTCCCGCTGTTCGGGGTCGGCGGCCCGCCGGTCGAACAGCCCCACGAGCGCCAGCCGCCGGGTCTCCAGCGGCTCCAGGCCCTCGAACACGTCCAGGCAGTCGCGGGCGAGCCCGTACATCAGCTCACGTCGTTCACGGTCGTCGCCGGCGGGCTCGGGCAGCCACAGCCCCGGGGGGCGCCAGCGTCCGCCCTGCGACAGCCAGGTCATCGGGTCTCGGACGGCGGGCTCGGGCCGCGCCAGGAAATCCGACAGCAGCTCGTAGTCGATGTCCCCGCGCGACCCGGCCCGGATGGCCGCGGCGCCCAGCAGGAAGGTGAGCAGCGACCACAGCTCGGCCCCGGCGGGGGACGTGCCGGGGCCGTAGAAGTCGCTCAGCGACCGGGCCAGCGTCTCGGCCCGCTCGTCGCCATTGCAGTCCGCGGCGCGTTCGCGGAGCCGCTCGTAGAGGCCGTCGGGCACCCGCCAGGGCCCGTGGGCGTAGACGTCCAGGACGGGCTCGTCGGTCAGCAGCAGCTCCAGATGCTCCGGCAGCCGTGGCGCGCTCACGCTCGTCCGTCCTTCACTTCGGGGAGGGTCTCCATCAAACTGCTGCAACCCTATGTGAACCTCCCATGGGTCGGGGCGGGCCTCGGGCCCTATGCTCTGGGGCTGAGGTGAGTGAACAATCGGGTCTCGACGACGGGGCGCTGCGGATCGTGCGCACGGCCCGTCCTCCCGGCCTGTCCTTGGCCGGGGAGATCGACGACGTCACCTATCCCGCGCTGGTCGCGGCGTTGGAGGGGCTCGCCGGGGAGTGCGCCTCGGGGGATCTGCACCTGGATCTGTCGCGGGTGGGGTTCTGCGACGTGGCGGGCCTGCGGGCGATGGTGGGGCTGGCCGAGCGCCTCGGCGACGGACGCCGGGTGGTGCTGCACGCCCCGGCCGCCCCGTTGCGGACGGTGTTGCGGGTGGTCGGGTGGGACGACGCCCGAGGGCTGGTGGTGGACGGGTGACGCACCGGAGGGCGGGGGGCGAGCCGGCCGTCGACGCGGAGCTGGTGGAGTCCGTGGAGGCGGGCGCGGAGCTGCTGCGCGAGGTGTGCGACCAGGCGCTGGAGGCGCTGGGGTCCACGGTGCCGCCGACGCAGCTCCGGGCGCTGTTGATCGTCGACCGGTTCGACCGGCTGAACCTCAACACGCTGGCCCAGGAGATGCGGGCGTCCAACTCGGCGACCAGCCGGCTGTGCGATCGACTGCAGGCGTCCGGCCTGATCGTGCGCGAGGCGGCGGCGCGCGACCGCCGGGAGGTGGTGATCTCGCTCAGCCTGCCGGGCCGGCGGCTGGTGGGATGGGCCCGCCGGCAGCGGCGGCGGGAGCTGGCGAAGGTCATCGACACGATGAGCCCGGCGGGCCGGGAGGCACTGGTCAACGGACTGTCGGCGTTCCGGGCGGCGCTGGACGGTCACCCCTGAACCTTCCTTTACCCACCTCACCGGACAAACGTCCGGCAGCCGGTTGGCAGCGCACGCGCCGTGCTGGATAGTTGACCCATGGAAATCAACCGCCGGGCGTCCGGCGGAGTCGCTTCGACCGGGAGGAGGAATCCCCCGTGCGGCAACTGACCCTGACCACGCGCGGGCGGGACGGCTGCGCCGTCATCAGCCTGCGCGGCGAACTGGACATCGCCAGCGCCGACGATCTGCGCCGGCACCTGCACGCCGCGCGCCGGACGCACGGCGACCATCTCGTCCTCGACCTCGACGACCTGGAGTTCATGGACTCCCACGGGTTGTCGGTCATCATCGGCTGTCACAAGGCCGTCACCGCCGGCGCGGGCAGCCTGGCGCTCACCGGAGCGCGCCCGATCGTCCGCCGCACCCTGCAGATCACCGGCCTGGACCGGAGGCTCTCGCTGTACGACACGGTCGAGGAGGCCACCGCGTCCACCGCGCGGACCGCCCGGACGGCCCCCGCGCCCGCCCCGCCGGCCGGGGAGGCCGCCACGAGGCCGGAGGCCACGCCCGCCTGAAGGGCCGAACGCGTGAGCCGCCCGCACCCGGATGCCGGGTGCGGGCGGTCGTCACAGGGACGAGAGGTCGGGGCGCTTGGGGTCGCGGCCGTCTCCGCTGGAACGGCCCTGGATCCGCCGCTGCACCCACGGCAGGAAGTACGTCCTCGCCCAGTACAGGTCCTCGCGGCGCTGCGCACGCCAGTCGAGGACGGCTCCTCGGGGCGGCCACGGGTCGTTCCACCGTTCCTCGACGGGCACGCCGAGCACCTCGCACACCCGCAGCGCCATCCGTCGATGCCCCTCGGACGACAGGTGGAGCCGGTCCTCGTGCCAGGCCCTGGGGTCGTTCAGCACGCTCACGGGCCACAGGTCCACCAGCAGGCAGTCGCGCCGGTCGGCGATGGCCCGCAGGTGCATGTTGAACGTGGCCGCCTTGCCGCGCGGCACGGCCCGGGTGAGCCCGCGCGGGTCGAAGCCGGTGAAGATCAGCACTCGGGCGCCGGCGCCGCGCAGTCGACGGACGGCCTCGTCGAACCGGACGGCGAGCGCGTCCGGGTCGGCCCCGGGACGGAGCATGTCGTTGCCGCCGCCGCCGAAGGTCACCAGGTCGGGCCGCATCTCCACGGCCCTGGGCACCTGGTCCTCGACCATCTGGTGCAGCAGCTTGCCGCGCACGGCCAGGTTGGCGTACCGCAACCCGGGCCGGTGCGCGGCCAGCCGTTCGGCCACCCGGTCGGCCCACCCGCGGTACCGGTCGTCGCCGGACGGGTCGGGATCATTGAGGCCCTCGGTGAAGCTGTCGCCGATCGCCACGTAGCTGTCGAACCCGCCGAGGCCCGACGCGTCCTTCACGGAGTCATCGATCACGTCATGAGATGGTGCAACACGCAAGCCCCCCTACGCGACCGTAGCCTGCGGCCCTCCCGGACGGGCGGCGGTCACGTCCAGGCCGGGCCCGCGCCGACCGCGGGGCCGGCGGCGTGCACCTTCAGCGCGTGCTGCACCAGCACGATCAGGGCCTGCTTGGTGGACTCCCGGTTGCGGGCGTCGACCTGGACGATGGGCACCTCGGGGCCGACGGTCAGCGCCTCGCGGATCTCCTCGGCGGAGTGCGAGAACTCACCGTGGAAGCCGTTCACGCCCATGACGTACGGCAGGCCCGACTCCTCGAAGTAGTCGATGGCCGCGAAGCAGTCCGACAGGCGCCGGGTGTCGACCAGCACCACCGCGCCGATCGCCCCGCGCACCAGGTCGTCCCACATGAACCAGAACCGGTGCTGGCCGGGGGTGCCGAACAGGTACAGGATGAGGTCGCTGTCGAGCGTGACCCGACCGAAGTCCATCGCCACCGTGGTGGTGGTCTTGTCCGGGACCGCGGTCAGGTCGTCGATCTCGACACTGGCGGCCGTCATCACCGCCTCGGTGGTGAGCGGCATGATCTCCGAAACCGAGCCGACGAACGTCGTCTTGCCGACCCCGAAGCCCCCGCCGACCACGATCTTCACGGAGGTCATCGAGGCGCCGCCGTCGGGGGGACGGCGCATCGGATCAGAGCTTTCGTAGACCACTGAGCACCCTTTCAAGCAAACGTACGTCGGGCTGCGCGTCGGCCGGGCGCGCCTGGTGCAGCCGCAGCAGCCCCTCGTGGGCCATGTCGGCGATGAGCACGCGGGTGACCCCGAGCGGCAGGCGCAGCAGCGCGGACACCTCCGCCACCGACCGCCAGGACCGGCACAGGTCGATGATCGCCCGGTACTCCGGCGTGAGGGTGGTGACGTCGCGCGGCGGGTACGGGGCCGCCGACACCAGGGCCTCGATGGCCAGGTCGTAGCGCGGCCGGGTGCGTCCGCCCGTCACGGTGTACGGGCGCACCAGCGAACGCCGGTCCCCGGTCGCCGCCTCCCCCGCCGGGTCGCCGGGCCAGGACTGCCGGGCGGGGTCGCCGGAACGCTCGGGACCGCCCGGCCCGCCCCGGCCGGGCCCGCCCGGTCCGGCGCCGTAATGCCGCCTGCCGTGCTCCACCACGGTGCCTTCCGTCAGAGCCTCGAGAGGCTTCGGTCAGGGTCGCTAGCGGGGCGGGCCGGCGCCCAGTTCGGTGCGCAGGGCCGGGGTCAGCACCCGGCCCACCCGCTCCACCAGCAGGGTCATCTCGTACGCCACCAGACCCAGGTCGCAGTCCGGGGCCGCGAGCACGGCGAACACCGCGCCGTTGCGGATCGCCATCACGAACAGCAGACCGCGTTCCATCTCCACCACGGTCTGGCTGACGCCGCCCGCGTCGAAGATCTGCGCCGCCCCCGCGGTCAGGCTGGTCAGCCCGGAGGCGATCGCCGAGAGCTGGTCGGCGCGCTCGGGCGGGAAACCGTCCGAGAACGCCAGCGGCAGCCCGTCGGAGGAGACCACGACGGCGTGGGCGGCCTTCGGAACCCGGTCCACGAAGTTCGTGACCAGCCAGTTGAGATCCTGCCGGCTCACGCGGATCCTCCCCTCTCATCGTCGCCCCGCGCCGGTCCGGCTCCGCCGGCCCCGGGTGGGGCGATCTCGTCGCTGTCGGCGGGCTGCCGGGGACGGGCTTCCGTCCGCCCCCGGTGCACGCCGCGTTGCAGGCTGGCGAAGCGGTCGCGCACCGCGTCGGCGGGTCTCGCCGGGGCGGGCGCGGGCCGGGCGGGGGGCTGCTGGCCCACCGCTCCGGGCACCCGGTTGCGTCCGGGCACCCGCTTGGGCAGTCCCGCCCTGGTGACGCCGCCCGCCGCCGGCTCCCGGACGACCTGGGCGGCCTGCCACCCCTCGTCGCCGGGCGACCGCCAGGCGTCGGTCGGGGCCTCGGGCGCGCCCTCGTCGCGGCGCTGGAACCACTCGGACTCCATCGCGTCGAAGATCGGCGAGCGCTCGGGGCGGCCGGGGACCGCGCCCGGGGGCCGCGGGTCCTCCGCCGCGCCCCAGGACACCCCCTCGGGGGGACGGGCCGGCGGGGCCGGCGCGGGTCGTTCGCCGGGCTGCTCCGGGGCGGGGCCGGGCGATGGGAAGCCCGGCAGGTGCGCCGCCAGTTCGGGCCGGCCGATCGTGGGCGGGAGCTGGGGTCCGTCCGACACCATGGGCTGCGGTCCCGTCTGGTCGCCCGGCGCCCGGCGGCGCGGACCGCCCGGGCCTGCGCCGGTGGCGGGCGGCGGAGCGGTGTCGTGTCCGGGGGCCGGTGGCTGATGCACCCCGCCCACGACGGGCCGGGCGCCGGTGGTGCCCGCGTCGCCGGACGCCGCGGGGCGCACGGGCGTCCTGGGCGGGCCGCCGACGGCGGGCGGCGACCCGGGGTCGCGGAGGGCGGGCTGGGAGCCGGTGTCGCGCAGGGCCGGCTGCGGCCCGGTGCCGAGCCCGTCCCGGCGGCCGAGGGGGCCGGCGGGGCCCGCGGGGCCCGCGGGACCGACGGAGCGGCCGGAGCCCAGGGCGGGCGGGCCTGCGGCGGACGGGCCGGCCGCGACCGCCGGGGCGGCCACGCCGGCGGCCACCGGGGTCGGCGTCCACGCGGCGCTGCTCACGCCGTCGACGTCCGAGCCGGTCGCCGGGTCCAGCCGCTGTGCCGGGGCGGCGCCGGCGTCGTGCTCGCCGCGGGCGATGACCGAGGCGGGCAGCAGCACGAACGCGGTGATGCCGCCCGACAGCGCGGGCCTCAGCTCGACCCGGATGCCGTGCCGGACGGCCAGGCGGCCGACCACGAACAGGCCCATGCGGCGGGCCGCGGAGAAGTCGATGACCGGCGGGTTGGCGAGCCGCCAGTTGGCCTGCTCCAGATCGTCGGAGGAGATGCCGACGCCGTTGTCGGTGATCTGCAGCATCGCGCCGCCGCCGCTGAGCAGGTGCCCGGAGACGGTGACCTTGGTGTGCTGCGGGGAGAACACGGTGGCGTTCTCCACCAGCTCGGCCACCAGGTGCACCAGGTCGTTGACCACGTTGCCGGTGACCGACACGTCGCCCTGCACCCGGAGCGCGATCCGCTCGTACTGCTCGACCTCCGACAGCGAGGCCCGCACGATGTCGATCAGCGGCACCGGCTGGTTCCACCGGCGCGCCTGCTCCTGGCCGCCGAGGACCAGCAGGTTCTCGCAGTTGCGGCGCATGCGGGTGGCCAGGTGGTCGAGCTGGAACAGGCTGGCGAGCTGCTCGGCGTCCTGCTCGCTCTGCTCCAGCTCGTCGATCAGGCGGAGCTGACGTTCGATGAGGGACTGCATGCGGCGCGAGAGGTTGACGAACATCGCGTTGATGTTGCCGCGCAGCACGGCCTCGTCGGCCGCCAGCCGCACCGCCTCGCGGTGGACCTCGTCGAACGCCCGCGCCACCTGGCCGATCTCGTCGGTGGTGTGGATCTCGATGGGGTCGACCTCGATGCCGCCGGCCGCGGCCTGCGGGTCGCGGAGCCGTTCCACCAGGCCCGGCAGCCGGGTGCCGGCCACCTCCAGGGCGCCGTCGCGGAGCCGCCGCAGCGGGCGGACCAGCGAACGGGCGATCAGCGCGGTCGCCAGCAGCACCAGCAGCACGATCGCGGCGGTGATGCCCCCGTCGACCAGGGCCGCGTTCTGCGCGGCGGACCGCTCGTCGCGGGCCCGGGCCAGCAGTTGGTCGCCCAGCCGCCGTTCGGCCACCCGCATCTGGTCGACCATCGCGGTCATCGACTGCCGCAGCGACTTGGCGGTGCCCGCGCCGAGCAGGTCGGAGGGCAGCAGGCCGGTGCGCGAGGCGCCGACGCCGGCGATCATCCGCTGGCGCAGCTCCCTGGCCTTGTCGACCTGTGGGCCGACGACGGTGTCCTCCAT
The DNA window shown above is from Thermomonospora umbrina and carries:
- a CDS encoding STAS domain-containing protein; amino-acid sequence: MSEQSGLDDGALRIVRTARPPGLSLAGEIDDVTYPALVAALEGLAGECASGDLHLDLSRVGFCDVAGLRAMVGLAERLGDGRRVVLHAPAAPLRTVLRVVGWDDARGLVVDG
- a CDS encoding ABC transporter ATP-binding protein; its protein translation is MAARRRFPPWRKGGRGRRDDSAPAPADRPQVVAPGWMERAGEMAETGLGTMARRLPALVAQSVRLAWRASPSDTIVTISLNLAAGFFTAFGLLATTGVLTALFSSGPTPDRVRDALPSLVVVAVAAGLRAALQAGAGWAQSRLKPQVERIVEMRLYDLTTAVDLAALDDSDFLDELNRAKGPGLYAAPAVVSGAVDILTGSVGVLAAAGTLGVLHPLLLPLLLLTAVPEGWASVRAARTRYLTMLSLVGVRRRKWILSDLMAEREHAAEIRSFTMRDFLLEEYDTLAAQERDAELAVARRQTVAVVIGDVMKGVSLAAVYSTLGLMLWNGAVPLAVAGTAVLAIRTGQGALANLVFAVNRCYEEGLYFGDYIRFCEDAERRVPAPPEADPAPVPDDFERIVVDDLTFTYPGADRPSLRSVSIEVRRGEVVALVGENGSGKSTLAKMMAGLYRPEGGDVRWDEVSLAAMDPGRLRERISVIAQDYTHWPMTARQNITMARNADEEMVLTASRASGADEVVAELGHGYDTLLDRRFEGGAELSGGQWQRLAVARGFYRDAPLLICDEPTAALDARAEHMLFERIREHADGRTVLLITHRLASVRYADRIYVLEQGKVIEEGDHDALMATGGLYAELYALQASAYRVSPGGA
- a CDS encoding MarR family winged helix-turn-helix transcriptional regulator, which translates into the protein MTHRRAGGEPAVDAELVESVEAGAELLREVCDQALEALGSTVPPTQLRALLIVDRFDRLNLNTLAQEMRASNSATSRLCDRLQASGLIVREAAARDRREVVISLSLPGRRLVGWARRQRRRELAKVIDTMSPAGREALVNGLSAFRAALDGHP
- a CDS encoding AAA family ATPase; the protein is MSAPRLPEHLELLLTDEPVLDVYAHGPWRVPDGLYERLRERAADCNGDERAETLARSLSDFYGPGTSPAGAELWSLLTFLLGAAAIRAGSRGDIDYELLSDFLARPEPAVRDPMTWLSQGGRWRPPGLWLPEPAGDDRERRELMYGLARDCLDVFEGLEPLETRRLALVGLFDRRAADPEQRERDLTAPQGDLGGLWAEAVTDEELALLPELAGPVGYLEWTASGLGAAHERLLDAVPDGDPLDTALARLLLQADAKAAAPAELAVALGTGRYETVQERVRALRPDFAVDAWQNEVRTWLARGLVAGEADACRAWLDMAVRFTGAVQGLPDAATTPRSRVPVRAFQVDLRRLYERRRVVPNPLTERFARSGAAGSAADESPDGVLVPAGDEGEVIVGQPELADAVRRALAGRLAGEPVRLLIAGPEGTGKGTAVAELERVLTERGVVRQTLWVSDQVFPSLPVSDAVLWLQARVRECIEGRTMLVVDDLDKLFTYERCGPAVAEELRRMMARSPRLDVVALCRPGGEERLFDGNPALLRSFEVTRTREFGEDEYAELFRRTVVARGAAVDREVARTAGILLTRTPPLLNLRGARLVEHLAAQCAESAAGRGEPAEITAADLPQRLIPGRAAHADPLAELAACAGIEPVKREVSALAAEAKAARLRREAGMAVAARPRHLVFTGNPGTGKTKIARILGRIYADLGVLPAGHLVEVDRADLLGEFTGESGTKVRRAVEHALGGVLFVDDAHNLASTPGAADAARLREAVGALVAAIQAHPDELVVVLAGPEADLNGLLRANQELAAYFPKTVRFPDLTDDELVSVFTAKAEDEGFRLGEGVLERVRGLVQAAPRERGFANARLMVKLLDRAVALQGRRVLADDVVDEDESLSEILLDDLPGTLGSAWAGELPEGDPLTEIERLIGLDTIKHEVGLLVAEAKAERIRRDAGIPIGSPTRHMVFAGNPGTAKTTIARLIAAVYARLGLLSSGHLVEVSRADLVAEFIGQTAPRVRAAVERALGGVLFIDEAYSLTMAGHDKGDFGHEAVAELLKLMEEHRSDLVVIVAGYEAEMERFLKSNPGLDSRFPKVLSFPDYTSDELVSILEFMTAENGFGLTDGVVEEVRSRLAAEPRSASFGNARLIRNLLDAAISRQAQRITSGDGDIDAEEVRLLRPEDLPPRRPGEAPFPGSYL
- a CDS encoding anti-sigma factor antagonist (This anti-anti-sigma factor, or anti-sigma factor antagonist, belongs to a family that includes characterized members SpoIIAA, RsbV, RsfA, and RsfB.) codes for the protein MRQLTLTTRGRDGCAVISLRGELDIASADDLRRHLHAARRTHGDHLVLDLDDLEFMDSHGLSVIIGCHKAVTAGAGSLALTGARPIVRRTLQITGLDRRLSLYDTVEEATASTARTARTAPAPAPPAGEAATRPEATPA
- a CDS encoding LCP family protein, coding for MTEERRNRGVEAPTERIPPQAGDHDTLGGRHGRGYDHGAFGYDESVARGSAEGPDDGHGQDPYDDGQGHRQGPPGRPPSRGAVPPGGRTSRRAAGPRRRRWPRVTGILVALMLLFVVGGYFFLDSRLQREDVLGDYEGRPADTPGTNWLVVGSDSREGLSKKQRKEYATGGGSGRRTDSMMLVHYGDGGTTLLSLPRDSYVPIPGRGSNKLNAAFAYGGPKLLVRTVEKATGIRVDHYAEIGFGGFVGVVDAIGGVDLCVKEPLKDPKAGLDLKEGCQTLSGGEALGYVRTRKFANGDLQRVEHQRQFFAALMDKASGPGVLFNPFRSIPLAMNSTSNFTVDENDHLHDLARLMWAMRSIGGGDGVTTTVPVGGFGSSAAAGSYVRWDTAKSSALFEALREDRAIPSDLIKR